TGAAGTCTCGCCATGAGGCACGAGGCTAATCGCCGGGTGGTGTACGCCCGATGGCCGCGCTCCAATCCACCGTGCCGGTGTTTCACGTGAAACGAACAGCAGCTGTCGGCGTCCTGTGCAGTTGGCCACGACATGGCCAAAAGCTTCCTCGTCCCACCGGAAAGAGGTGGACGGCGAGGGCAACGGTCGGACAGCCTGACCTGCGTGCCGACGCCTCCCCTCATCTCCCTGCCCATCCGCCGTCTGACGCTCCGCGATCTCGCCGCCTGCGCCGACCTGTCCGAGGACCGGGGGTGGCCACGCGAGGAGCACAAGTGGGGCCTCCTCCTCACGGCCGGGAAGGGGTACGGCGTCGACGACCCCGGCGGCGGCCTCGTCAGCGCCTGCGTCGTCACCGAGTACGGACGGCCGGACCGCCCGGACCTCCTGGCCATCGGCATGGTGCTGGTCGCCGAACGGCATGCCCGCCAGGGCGTCGGACGGCACCTGATGCGGCACATCGTCTCGACGACGGGCACCACCCCGCTCACCCTGCACGCGACGCCGAACGGCCGTCCGCTCTACGAGGAGCTCGGCTTCAAGGTGACGGGCCGCGCCGAGATGCTGCGAGGACGGTTCGTTCCCGACGGGGCCGAGCCCAATGCCGTCACGCGCGCCGCGACCGCGGAGGACCTCACGGCCGTCCTCAGGCTGGACGCGGAGGTCTTCGGCACCGACCGCACTCATGTCATCGCCCGGCTTCCCGCCTTCGCCGACCATCTGCGGGTCGCCGAGGAGAACGGCCGGCTCATCGGATACGCGGCCGCGTGGCCCAACATGGACACCCATGTCGTCGGTCCGCTGATCGCGCGCGACACGGCGACGGCGAAGGCCCTCATCACCTCTCTCGCGGTTCTCAGCGACCGCCCCCTGCGGACCGACATCGACGTACGGCACGAGGAACTGCTGTCCTGGGCGAAGGAACGGGGGCTGGCCTCCGTCGCCTTCAACTCGGTGATGACCCACCGGGTCCCGGAGCTCCCCGGTGACTGGACCAGGCGCTTCGCTCCTCTGACGGTCGCGGCGGGCTGAGGTCCCGCCGCTCGGCATAGGGTGCCTGCCATGGGAGATCTTGAGATACGGCCCGCCACGGTCGACGACGTCCCCGAGATCGTCGCGATGCTCGCGGACGACCCGCTCGGTGCCCAACGCGAGTCACCGGACGATCTGGCTCCCTACCTCGTCGCGCTGGAACGGCTGACGTCCGATCCGAACCAGCATCTGGTCGTCGCTGTACGCGAGCACCGTGTCGTCGGCACGCTTCAGCTCACGATCGTCCCCGGGCTCTCCCGGCGCGGCGCCACGCGGTCGATCATCGAAGCCGTTCGCGTCCACACGGACGAGCGGGGCAGCGGGCTGGGCACGCAGCTCATCGAGTGGGCGATCGACGCATCCCGTCGGGAGGGCTGCCAGTTGGTGCAGCTGACCTCCGACAACACCCGCACCGACGCTCACCGCTTCTACGAGCGGCTCGGGTTCACGGCCTCACACGTGGGTTTCAAGCTCCCCCTGTGAAGCACCTTGTCGGGCCGGGAGGCGACGGGACGGGATGCGTCGGGAGAAGGCCCTGTTTCACGTGAAACAGGGCACGGCGCCGCGCGGACGCCCTATCCGATCCCTCGCCATCCATCCGGGTCCACTCCACCCGGCACGGAAGCCTCCTCGTCGTACGGCTGACGGGTGAACACGAAGGAGCCGAGGTCCAGGTGGCTCACGGTCCCGTCCGGCCGCCGTACGGCCGTCAGGGGCTCTCCGGCGTAGTAGCCCTCCAGTCCGGTCCAGGTGCCGTCGCCGTTCGCCCGGAAGCGCGAGCGGCGGCCAGCGCCGGACAGTGGCTCCAGCGAGACGAGCCCGTCGGCCGTGAGCCGCAGGGCGAAGCCGTACGTACCCCAGTACCACTGGCCGGCCAACTCCAGTACGTCCGGGTCGACTTCGCGCATCGGCCGCCACGGCTCGGGGATGCGCGGTTCCGCGTCGGCGACGATACGCACGAGATCGGCGCCCACGGTGGACAGCAGCGGACCGGAGGTGCAGTTGGCCAGCACGACGGCCGCGACGTCGTCCTCGACGCCGATGGTGAGATTCGCCAGGAAGCCCGGCAGCGAACCGGAGTGCCCCACGAGCAGCCGGCCGTGGCGCCGCTGGATCTGCATCCCGAGGCCGTACGACGTCCCGTCCATGACGTCCGCGGCCTCCGACGGTGCCGCGGGCGTCCGCATCTCGCGCACGCTCCCGGCGCTCA
The sequence above is drawn from the Streptomyces sp. SLBN-31 genome and encodes:
- a CDS encoding GNAT family N-acetyltransferase, encoding MPTPPLISLPIRRLTLRDLAACADLSEDRGWPREEHKWGLLLTAGKGYGVDDPGGGLVSACVVTEYGRPDRPDLLAIGMVLVAERHARQGVGRHLMRHIVSTTGTTPLTLHATPNGRPLYEELGFKVTGRAEMLRGRFVPDGAEPNAVTRAATAEDLTAVLRLDAEVFGTDRTHVIARLPAFADHLRVAEENGRLIGYAAAWPNMDTHVVGPLIARDTATAKALITSLAVLSDRPLRTDIDVRHEELLSWAKERGLASVAFNSVMTHRVPELPGDWTRRFAPLTVAAG
- a CDS encoding GNAT family N-acetyltransferase; protein product: MGDLEIRPATVDDVPEIVAMLADDPLGAQRESPDDLAPYLVALERLTSDPNQHLVVAVREHRVVGTLQLTIVPGLSRRGATRSIIEAVRVHTDERGSGLGTQLIEWAIDASRREGCQLVQLTSDNTRTDAHRFYERLGFTASHVGFKLPL